The following are from one region of the Salvia hispanica cultivar TCC Black 2014 chromosome 1, UniMelb_Shisp_WGS_1.0, whole genome shotgun sequence genome:
- the LOC125198342 gene encoding GRAS family protein RAM1-like yields MGSLIKSETNTIKTEMVNLKISEPCPKTDTTCCTKQEPSSSSSSSSLKKTPSSSDFDTHNSLTPVASLSSLLNHPNLNVPPLKYEEIQSPDYSLWESIFSDHVTDNDFMICSPVRNMLSPQTNNYPGVSSLGPGKGKGLSPLHRVFNSPNNQFMQVESLASLETLLDDTYDAAKDDDFVVFSPMKIAGGETSADCYAGLDTMPELLDCLTMDDSGRFVDQEAPAVQDNGVYQVMLSQQLQQERQREEEDRHRHFQRRIQPPNAPLHRLHHQQSAPEQIHHQIPNVHNNLMVPLPEPEQEQDSGLQLVHLLLACAEAVSKEDYMLARRYLHHLNRVVSAIGDSMQRVAACFTEALSARLAATLTNKPSTSNLVPFNPFPPNNLEILKIYQILYQACPYIKFAHFTANQAIFEAFESEERVHVIDLDILQGYQWPAFMQALAARPGGAPFLRITGVGTSLEAVRETGRCLTDLALSLHVPFEFHPVGEELEDLKPHMFNRRVGEALAVNSVNRLHRVPGNCLGPLLTMIRDQAPNIVTIVEQEASHNGPYFLGRFLEALHYYSAIFDSLDATFPADSAQRAKVEQHIFAPEIGNIVAHEGPERVMRHERLEKWRKTMEGKGFEGVALSSNAVTQSRILLGLYSCDGYRLTEDKGCLLLGWQDRHILAASAWRC; encoded by the exons ATGGGAAGTCTGATCAAGAGCGAGACAAACACCATCAAAACTGAGATGGTAAACCTCAAAATCTCCGAACCATGTCCCAAAACCGATACCACTTGTTGCACGAAGCAAGAGCCATCGTCgtcatcctcatcctcatcgCTCAAGAAAACCCCCTCCTCGTCCGATTTCGACACCCATAATAGCTTAACCCCCGTGGCCAGCCTCAGCAGCCTCCTCAACCACCCGAATCTCAACGTGCCTCCTCTCAAATACGAAGAAATCCAATCCCCCGATTACTCCTTATGGGAGTCCATCTTCTCCGACCATGTAACCGACAATGACTTCATGATATGTTCACCCGTCCGAAACATGCTCTCTCCGCAGACTAATAACTACCCGGGCGTCTCGTCTCTAGGCCCGGGCAAGGGGAAGGGGCTGAGCCCTCTCCACCGCGTATTCAACTCGCCGAATAATCAGTTCATGCAGGTGGAGAGCCTCGCCTCGTTGGAGACGCTCTTGGATGACACCTACGATGCTGCTAAAGACGATGATTTTGTCGTCTTCTCTCCTATGAAGATAGCCGGCGGTGAGACCTCGGCTGATTGCTACGCTGGGCTGGACACGATGCCGGAGCTCTTGGACTGCCTCACGATGGATGATTCAGGAAGGTTTGTCGATCAGGAGGCGCCGGCCGTTCAAGACAACGGTGTTTATCAGGTGATGTTGTCGCAGCAGTTGCAGCAGGAGCGGCAGCGGGAGGAGGAGGACCGCCACCGCCACTTCCAGAGGCGGATCCAGCCGCCCAACGCACCTCTGCACAGATTGCATCACCAACAATCTGCTCCTGAGCAGATTCATCACCAGATTCCGAACGTGCACAATAACTTGATGGTGCCCCTTCCTGAACCTGAGCAG GAACAAGATAGTGGACTGCAATTGGTGCACCTTCTTTTAGCATGTGCCGAAGCCGTCTCGAAGGAGGACTACATGTTGGCACGGCGGTATCTCCACCACCTCAACCGCGTCGTCTCTGCCATTGGCGACTCTATGCAGCGTGTCGCCGCCTGTTTCACCGAAGCTCTCAGCGCAAGGCTCGCCGCAACTCTCACAAACAAACCTTCCACCTCAAACCTAGTACCTTTCAACCCTTTCCCTCCAAACAACCTAGAAATCCTCAAAATCTATCAAATCCTATACCAAGCCTGCCCCTACATCAAATTCGCCCACTTCACCGCCAACCAAGCAATCTTCGAGGCCTTCGAGTCCGAGGAGCGCGTCCACGTCATTGACCTCGACATCCTCCAGGGCTACCAGTGGCCTGCTTTCATGCAGGCCCTGGCGGCCAGGCCTGGAGGCGCACCCTTCCTTAGGATAACTGGGGTGGGCACGTCCCTCGAGGCAGTGAGAGAGACAGGTAGGTGTCTTACCGACcttgctctctctctccacgTGCCCTTCGAGTTCCACCCGGTTGGGGAGGAACTCGAGGACCTCAAACCCCACATGTTCAACCGAAGGGTCGGCGAGGCGCTGGCTGTGAACTCTGTCAACCGCCTCCACCGCGTCCCGGGCAACTGCCTTGGACCCCTGCTGACGATGATCCGGGACCAGGCTCCGAACATCGTCACCATAGTCGAGCAAGAAGCGAGCCACAACGGGCCATACTTCCTGGGCCGGTTTCTCGAGGCCCTCCATTACTACTCTGCAATTTTCGACTCGTTGGACGCAACGTTCCCGGCCGACTCTGCGCAGAGAGCGAAGGTGGAGCAACACATCTTCGCCCCGGAGATCGGGAACATCGTGGCTCACGAGGGGCCGGAGCGCGTGATGCGGCACGAGCGCCTCGAGAAGTGGAGGAAGACCATGGAAGGGAAGGGGTTTGAAGGGGTGGCGCTGAGCTCAAATGCAGTCACACAATCAAGGATTTTGCTAGGGTTGTATTCATGCGATGGGTATAGACTGACGGAGGATAAAGGGTGCTTGCTTCTAGGGTGGCAAGATAGGCATATTCTTGCTGCTTCTGCATGGCGGTGCTGA